CTCAACTGTATTGTTTTTCTATGTACATCATCTTTAGTGAACTTGTTTCCAGTAATTCCCTTCGTGTATCCATTTACATAAGCTCCTGGTGATGGTAATTTaggttaatatatatttttttcttttttgtcgaGGAATACTGGGTCTTGTTTACAATATTTTTTCTGTAACCATATCCAACAGCTTATTGGCTCCCTTAGTTGCAAAGATTTGTTCCTTAATGTTGTTCATATCTTTCATTACAGCAATATTTTTAGTCAAAGATCTCCTGTTCTTCGAGTTTTTTTTCCCTGACAGTCAGTGCTGCATAAACCTGTGCAGACACATGCATTATACATTGTACTTAGTTCACAGAAAGTCCACATTATTTGCAATAGTCTGAATAAATTTTCGTGTTGGCAATCTCACTTCTTACAAAGTGAGCGTCCTTTTTGGTAGTCCAAACAAATCTCTATTCCATAATCAGATTCCAGATTTCATGATTATCAAGCTTCTACTGCTGCTAGTGCCCCAACTTCTTCCTCCATTTATTGCCTCCTAAATCTATGCTGAGGGTCTGTGCCATTAAGACTCCAAAAACTTCTGGTTTTGGGGTGATTATGTCACCTTGGGTGTAAATCATGGAAGTTGCACATGTATTTAGTAGCATGCCTTAGTGAGAATTGGATGCATTGGCTTCATCATCATCGCCATTATCATcactattgttattattatttttattctttttgctAACATGGTCATTTATTTTAGTGTTTTGCTTTTCACAACTAGCATTGCATCTTGACAAGTTTTGCTCAAAAATGTCCACCAATTAAATGTCATGCATCTCAAGAGTCCAATTCAACATTTTTGTTCCTTTGCTGAGTATAACTCTTTATTTTTGCTCTCTCTATTTTGGATGATCTAGCGTGGACATATGGTTGGTCTGTCTTCTTAGATTGGTGGGTTTGTAGAGGACCAGCATGGTGATCTATCATATCATAAAACACTAATCATTTCTGTGGGCTGTCCATATCCTTTGTCAATCAATTAGATTCTTGGAATTGGATTATTTTCACCATTGTATCTGGCTTATGGGTGCTTAAGATTACATAATTTAAGAGGAAATATTGTTTGATGGATGCTATGTCAACCATTGTATGGTATGCATGTGACTGGTATAGTGGAAGAGTGCTTCAATGAATGGTTATAACTTATAATACTTGTCAAACATAGAGATTTGGTATTAGAAAttcattttattatataatttgcTTTAAAATTTATGTGGATTTTTCTATTTGTGTGATTCACTTGTTGATATGTGAAGGATATGATCCATCAATTCCCTGTCTTTTTTAAATAGGATATTCAGTATGTTATATTTTGTAAAATGGGGAGTTTTTATCGAGATGTAGGTCATCATACTTGTTCACCAGTAGGCCCTATAGCCTTATACATGGTACACCCATCTTTTTCTTTGGTGCTGTCATGTatattttcattctaattttgaAGTTACATGCTAATTACATATAAGAGGTGTTATGTGTGCTGTGCATTGACCCATATAATGGGTTGAATCCTGTATATCTACTTATTTTTCCCTAAAAACATTCACACTCATGCACAAGGGTTGATGCCCAACAAGATTTTTTGCTTCTTAAGTTTCAACatgtatttttttgaaatttatggcTGTATTTGCGTCTATGAAGCCCGGATACTTCAAACCACATGCCATTTCCATATGGATATGTATCGGATTCTGATATTTGTTGGGTACTTCTCAGATACGTTTCTGATACTTGTGTTGAACATTCTattctaaaataaaaaacatTCCAAGTACTTATTGGATGCACTCAAGATGCTGCCTTGATGCTTCCAAAAATGTGATGggtgttttctttctttctctttttcaattCTAATCTTTTAATGGTGAGTCAGCATTGTTGGAGTAGAtggtattaatataaaatatgaaGTATGCATCAAGGTTTATGGGTTTGAATAATGACAAGTGATAAGCTTGTAAAACTTGATGCTAACATATAACGTATGGACTGTTATTTTGACAGCCTACTATGCTGTatggattttttttcaaatacatATATTTACACCTGTGTATGTAGCTACGTATGCATGTACAAATGCAACTATGTAATTTCTTGATGCAACCTAGGCATATTGTGTCTTGTAAGATTTACCGTATTGGCATATCCATATCATGTATCCATGTCTATGCTTCATAGGTTCCAGATGCACTGATGAAATACATTAATTGGAAGTTCTCATTTTGCAAAAGGAACTTATAATCTTATGTGCGTACTGCATGCATGgcttaaaataatgaaaaaaatcttaAGTCTCTTCAGTAATAAAATTTCATGTTTTGCTATTTTCTCTGGTTGCCACCTCCTAGAGAATTATTTACAACGAAatacaattaaaataaatattgaatatTTCTTTTGATTAAACCTACAAGcaaaaagaagtaaaaaatgatttaattataaAGGCATCCAAACAAAACTTAAAACTCATGAGGTtttccattgagtttcaaatactCTTTTTTGTGGAGGCATTtccataatattaataaaaaatcttGTTGACTAAAAATATATGTCATGGGAAAGAAAGACATTTCATCGAGCACTGTACATTGAATGTGCTTGAAAAGTTGTCATTGGATCTGTATGATTTCATCGGGGCTTCTTCAATTGTACAAGCATTTTCCAGGATACTTTTAATTGTATAAGGCCATCTTACTCCAAACGTTTCTATGTATATCTTGTATCTGAGTGCCCTGTTAACCTCTGTAAAATTCTAActctaaaatttaagattttgtcTTTTTTGCAGTTCTTTCAGCATCAGGTGGAATAAAGATTGACCATCCCAAGATGAGTAATGGTATATCTTTTTTGCCCAACCATGCCTATATCTGCTTTGATGCATACTTTTGAATTCATGGAACCCTTGAGTCTCTCAATTGCAGAAAATCATTTTTGTTGCTTATAAGCCTAGGTAATATGATCAGTCTATTTGACATCGGTTATACTCTTAGGCATGATGCCAATGTTTTTCATTTATTGAATCTGATGATGAGGATTGTTCATTCCATGAAAATTGTCCATCACAAACATATTACAAATGCCTGTCAAAGGTTATGTCTAGACTGGGAATAAAAGATTTAGTAACATTTTCCATGTAAAAAAAAAAGGTCATCAGGCTTTGTGATATTTTTGTGTGTTTGAAAGTTACAAGTTGTTATATTAAACAATTTGGTGTTCAATAGTATTATCGGTTTCAAAGTCCCTAAAATCATGGAATTAGAGATCTCTGTTTTGAGTAGAATTTTCCAACTTCTTGTATTTTGGCTCTTCATCGTCTAATAAATTTCCATTTTTTGAATTGTGGATGGCTAATTTCTCTTTTTCCTCATATCCCGATGCCTCAGATGTGGTTATACTTGTTGCTGTGgtcatattagttggtttatTTAGCATGCAACACTATGGTACAGACAAGGTTGGATGGCTTTTTGCTCCCATTGTCCTCATCTGGTTTATACTCATTGGTGCTATTGGTGCTCTGAACATATGGAAATATGATAGTTCTGTTCTCAGGGCTTACAATCCAGTTTATATATATCGGTATTTTAGACGAGGGAAGGTTAGTTGGACCTCTCTTGGAGGAATTCTGCTTAGTATCACGGGTGAGATTCTTCTGAACTGGTGTATGTTTCTGTGGTGTGTCATATATGTTTTTCTTGGTATCCTGAAAGCTAACTTGCATTGTCCTGCAACACTGTTTTGCAGGGACAGAAGCGTTATTTGCTGATCTGTGTCATTTTCCTGTCCTAGCTGTTCAGGTTTGTACATCCATTTACACAGTTATGACTGATGTCTTAACTTTCTCTTTGCCAGCTCAGATTATGTGTTCTCTGTGCAGATAGCTTTCACTCTCATTGTGTTCCCTTGTCTTCTTCTGGCATACACTGGACAAGCTGCTTACATAGTTAGCAACGGAGGGCATGTATTAGATGCTTTCTATCGTTCTATTCCAGGTCCCTTCTGACTCTTACAGCATAGAGCCCTTTAAGTCTCACTTTCTATATGAGTGGATGgttacatattttttattctttatagGTATTATATACTGGCCAACTTTTGTcattgcaacagcagcagcagtggTCGCTAGTCAAGCCACCATATCTGCAACATTTTCAATAATCAAACAAGCACTTGCACTTGGCTGTTTTCCAAGGGTCAAAGTTGTTCATACATCAAAAAAGTTCCTAGGTCAGATATATATTCCAGACATTAATTGGATCCTTATGGTTCTTTGCATAGCTGTTACGGCTGGATTCAAAAATAAAAGTCAGATTGGAAATGCATATGGTAAGCTGGCCTTAATTTCATGCATATCAACACTAATTGCAAGACATATTTTCTTTATTGTAATATGCTCAGATGTTAACATGAATTAGTATGATGACAATGGTTAGGAACACTTGTCATGTGACTGATCATCATAAGGTTTGATACTTATAGATACTTTTGCATACATAGCCTTCAAAAAGTACTTTGCTTGCTAATCCCTTCCTAAAGTGAAAAATGCGAATGTATCCCTTGAGAAGTGTACAACATGCACATATACCTCTCATACAATCTGCAAGCTGCAGATATGCTCCTCCAAAATCTGACAATTGCATACACACCCTACAATTTTATGACATACTTGCCATATTATCTTATCATTcattccttcattttttttcttttgatacatAATATAGGATTTCTTTAGTCCCTAGAACTGCTATGTAgttgttttttcctttttcttttttatccttGCGGatttctgatttttatttttttctttttgatctttCAACAGAAATTTAGACTACTCTTCCTACCATATCTCCTCCGTTTGCTGTTGCATATGACCATACCATCTAAAATTCCCCATTTAATGAAGCCCTTAAACTTCCCATTCTGTTACTTCTACCTTAACATTCACATCTAAGTGCTGCTCATGCAGTAAACTTGCTTCCCTCTTATGGCCCAACCTTTCATCCATGCTGTACCTGTACTACAGCTTAGCTTACAATAGTTGCACTTGTGAAGAAAGGCCTATGCAGTAATATGACAAGAGTTGCTGAGCAACTCCACATCATTACCCACTTTAAAATTACCGTTCATGCTTTCATTCATGTCTTTCCTACAGGAAACATAATGAAAGCATCGGAAAGTTTTTGGAAACAACCCAGTATGTTTTCTGAGAATAGCCTGTGGTCTTACATGTAATGCATCACTTCATGTACACTAAAGACAGAACTTAACTAATGGATACATAAAGCACACAATGGTGTAAGGCAAAGATGTTTGATGGTGCTGCAATTATCTCAAGAAGTTTTGTCCACTCATCAAGGACCACATTTTGATAACAATTAATTGTACAAGTTTTAAAAGCCATTGGTAGTGGACCTGCTTGTCATCTGCCAGCAATGATGGACTACACATTGCTGAAACTCAAGAAAAATATAAAGGGGTTAAaatctttttaattaaaaattaaatgaaaAATATGTGCTCTGCTATCTTGTGCTGGGTTACGGTACTAGCTTAGCATGGACTGGTGCATCAAGCACTTGAATGCTTAAAGATTTCTTTTCACATTGATATAACTTAGAATTAGTGAGTTTAACACCAATGTTGGAGAGAGATGGAGTTGCTAAAGTTAAAAAGCTAAAAACTGAAGCATAGGCCACTTACATTTGTAGCAGTGGCACTGAACAAGAGAATAATATGCTCTTAGCATTTTCATATGTGACAGCATCTATCAGCCAGAGGCTGGAGTTGGTGGTGGAATGCTTGTCAGAAGAATTATTAGCTTAAAGTCAACAAAGGTCTAAAACTTGAATAAGTATGCTACAGAGCAAGAGAGTAACAATCCATCAGAAGTATCCAATAATGCATAACAAAGACAATGGATGAAATAAGCCTTCAAAATTTGGTCTACTTCATGGACATATGATGATTACTTTTCCAATAGATTGTAAGTAAAACAGTAAAAGTGTACCGGGTAATGATACAGAGTGGATCAGAAGGGGATTTCTTGTATGAGAGTAAGCTGTAACTGAGTCAGAAAGTCACCAATAATCAGACAAAGGTATGCTTCTCTTCCTTTATCAGGTACCATCTAGAAGAGATGTAAACCACAAGAAAAACTGGAGAGGGTTAATATATTCTATTTTGAATCGATATTAGAGATGTTGCCTCAAATTAACCTTAATGAAGGGTCATGGCCAACACTGATTCTGTGCTTAATATAAAACAACAAGGTTATAATGCTTTGAGGATCTATATCAAAGGAGTGTGAACATGATGGCTTTTGCTGAAATCAATAGCTAAGATGGTGGTGGAAATGCTGAAGCCTCATGGGGGAGTTTATTTGAGACTAGAAATAGCAAAGCAGATATAGTTAGCATTATCTAGAGGTTAATAGGGGGTATTTTCATGTCTATCTAATGGAGAGGCTGGCCATGAGCTGCAGTCATGACAATAAAAGCATCACTGATGTCAATTCTTTGACACTTGAGCAAAAATCTAGTTATAGTGAACATCATAGTCCTGAGTGAAAGCTTGAGCAATTAGTTGAACTTTGTGATCTATTAAACTGTCAAAATATACTCTCCTGATTTTGTAGGCCCTGATACCTCTAGAACATGAATAAGGTCCTATTTTCCTGTTCTTAGAGGTGTGCGTTGCTCTTCTATCATGGCTAGCTATCAGTCATTATCTTGGGCTGACTCCTCCTCAAAATCAGTACCAGATGCTTTACTGATTAAGCACCGAGTCAGTATGGTGTCTTTTTGTACTGACACAGGTACGCCAGTAAGGTGTCAGCACccttattgagagagagagagagagagagagagggagggggcggGATGGCAGAAAGAAAGATATGAGGGAGATCAGCAACTGGCGAGGGCATTTGATGGGGGCGATTGACTGAGGCGACCAGCTAGGGTGTTTGGCGAGGATGTCAGATGAAGACATTTGGTGAGAGTGACAGATGAGGGTGTTTGACGAGGGAGATAGGCAAGGGCAACCGGTGGAGGAGCTGCTTAAGGCTGATGGTGATGGCATTGGAGAGAGGGGCATGGCTAGGGTTTTGAAAATGAGAAAATGAGAGGTTGATTGGGATTCAGGAGGTAGGTGATTTTATATTTACTGATTTAGCTCGGGTGAACTGGACAAATCCGGTTCAAACTGCATGGAATCAATCTAGACTGGTTTTGACCAGTTCCATCTCCTCTCCAAACGAGACCTGCATACTAACCCAGTTCTACACTGATTTGGTTCAGTAATCCCAGACCAGCCAGCTCAGGTTTTTATGGTAGACCTTGCTTACTCTTATTGAGATTCAGACTTCTTTATGGGCATGAGTGTCCATGAGAATTGATAAATTGTGAGTGGAGTCAACTTGGATAAGTACTTCACCTGGGTGTATCACGTCATGCTCAGAATAACAAAAGACAAAAGCATAATCACAGGGGTCAGGAGGGCTTTTTCAAAGAAAACATCAGTGGAAGACACTATGAGGAACTTTGATTGTAAAAAACTTAGTAGACACCTATAATCCATGATATACGTTTGCAAACAGAATATATATAATTGATGAGTTAATGTTGCCACCTGCATGGTATGTCATTGCTGAAATTTGATCATTTATAAGTTGATCTATGTATCTGATTTGCATGCAGTAAAATCTGTAAATAGAAGGTGTCAGCAAATTGGTTTTTCATGATTTTGAAATGTCATTCCATGTTGTGCCATAATTATCTTCGGTTTTCTGCAAGAATCTGGTTTTTAACTGATCGTTGCAAAATAGAATCTGTGTTAGATGCATGCGTCTCTCCATCAAATTTCTCCATGCTTGTTTCATATGTATAAATAAATTCTATACTTTATGAACAGGAACTGCTGTGGTGATTGTTATGCTGGTGACAACATTTCTCATGGTTCCAATAATGCTGTTGGTATGGCGCAGCCACTGGATCCTTGTTGCCATCTTCACTGGTCTTTCCTTGCTGGTGGAGCTCCCATACCTTTCTGCAGTGCTCTTCAAGATAGACCAAGGTGGTTGGGTTCCGTTGGCCATTGCTGCTGCCTTCCTCCTCCTCATGTATGTATGGCACTATGGAACTTTGAAGCGGTATGAGTTTGAAATGCACAGTAGGGTCTCCATGGCCTGGATCTTGGGTCTTGGCCCCAGCCTTGGCTTGGTCCGGGTCCCTGGGATAGGCTTTGTGTACACAGAACTGGCAAATGGTGTTCCTCACATCTTCTCCCACTTCATCACCAATCTCCCTGCCATCCACTCTGTTGTTGTTTTTGTATGTGTCAAATACCTCCCGGTCTACACAGTACCGATAGAAGAGCGGTTTCTTGTAAAGAGGATTGGCCCGAAGAATTTCCACATGTTCCGCTGTGTTGCAAGATATGGATATAAAGATCTCCACAAGAAAGACGACGATTTTGAGAAGATGCTTTTTGATAGCATCTCTCTCTTTGTTCGTCTTGAAAGTATGATGGAAGGTTACTCCGATTCTGATGAGTATAGCTTATGCGGGCAGCAGACTGAGAAATCTTCTAATTTCCTTTTTACTGAGAATGACAATGGCAATACAGTCTCCTCCAACATAGATCCAAGTTACTCGTCATATCATGATTCTATAATACCTGCCCAATCCCCAGTTGGGGGAAACAGTTTGGTAAGATCATCAGGCCAGACAAGCCAGACAATGGGGGAAGAATTGGATTTCTTGAACAGGTGCAAGGATGCTGGGGTGGTCCACATTTTTGGGAACACAATTGTGACGGCTCGAAGGGATTCGGGAATTATTAAAAAGATTGCTGTTGATTACATTTATGCATTCCTTCAGAGAATCTGCAGGGAAAACAGTGTGATCTTTAATGTTCCCCATGAGAGCCTATTGAATGTGGGACAGATATTCTATGTATAGTTAATCTGATCAAAAGAATGTGGTTAGCTGCACCTTCTGTAATGAGCTCCCTTTTCCTGTAACCTTTTTTGAATGTGGTATCTTACAAGATGAATGTAAAGGTAGGACTGTTTTTTCATAGATGCCTTCTGTAATGAGCTCTCTTTTTCCTATAACCTTTCTTTTTTCATAGATGCATTGGCTGAGCACCAGGTAGTTGTTTTTTCCCGCCATCCCTCCTACAATGAAGGAAGAAAGTGCTCTCCCAATGTGGCTTGCTGGTTTGGGCTAATTGTAAGATATGTTATGTTTGGATACGTATTGGTTGAATTGAATAAAAAGCATCTGGGTTTTTTGGGTTTTAtcaatagaaattgttcatcataTGTTAAAGGGTTGGTTGCATTATGGGGATTGGGATCTTTCCAATTACAAACAGCAATATTGCCTAAACTAGTTTAAATTCTTTTATCCTATGATTTGAGGGCAATAGAAAGTTTGTTCTTTCTTAATCTTCATATGCTTGGTTGTATACTATGTTTTCTCAGGCTCTCTGTCCCTTCTAGCATTGACACAGAATCATGCTGTAACCTGAGGAAGATCACTTTGGGAAGCCTGTGCTCGCATAAGCACGAACTGCAAAGAGATACATCAAGAGATTATGTGGGAGTTTAGTTTTTGACTGCTGGTATTGGAGCAGGTTCACTTTCTAGGAGCGCCATGTTGGAACTTGCATTGGTAGATAGAATGAGTGTAGAAATGCCAGAGTTCTTGTGCCATGCTGTAGGAGGCAAAGCAACAGGACTTTGTAGGTTAATTCTGCTGCACATCCGTGAAATAGAGTTCTCTCGTAATAGCTCCTTTGAAAAGTGATTCTATTACTTTCGCAAGATCAGACACCCTTGGGAAGAGAAATTAGACAAATTTCTAATTGTAAACATGTTGATGAAGATCTGAAGGATGGATACCACCAAGCCATCCAAATGAAGATTTTgccgaaaagaaagaagaagttcTGAGTTAGAATCTTCATGTTGAGACAAAAGAAGAGAGGCTTAGAAATACTATCAAGATCGCTCATACCTTCCCAAGTTCCTTAGGAATTAGTCTTTGACAATGCATGcaccaaaaaatttaaatttttgtagattaactacaaaTCACAGTCCTGCCTAGAATTTATTGGCTCACAAGAGATCTATTCTGCCTGTTGAAAGACATGCTTGATAATATCAAGTATAGAAGCACTAAATTAGTAATATTTGGTTCGCTCTCCACGTTACCCATCACTGTAAATACAATAGTTTGCCTACAGAAGGGCATGCTTATTGTTTGCATGTAAGCAACAAACCAGCATCGAATGGCTTCCATTTCATGTGAACACTTTCATCGCAAACACCGTATCTCACCTGTAGAAAGGCATGCTTAATAGCATTTAAATTTGAAGCACTGAGCTGCTGACACCCTACTCATGGCTTGGAACCTACCATGAAGAAAGAACCATTCTTAAGACATGACACCAGGGGTCCACCCTCCCAGCGTTGCTCCCAGTGTTGATCCTTACAAAAATGACCTCACAAGATCATTGATGCCGCAGTTATAGATTAAGAACAGCAAAGATTATTCTCTATGAAGTCACAATGGAAGCTGAGATAAAACACCACTTTACAAAGTTGTGCCCCCCTTCCATCTCCATGCAAACTACAAAGCTTTTACTTAGTTCACCAACTACCCAACTGAAAAGAGGTCCATCACTAGCTTATCATGACAACCACTAGTACTATCTGACACATTAGGGAACATGTCATTCCATCTAAAAACCAACCACCCTAAATCTGAAGAAACCAGAAACACAGAAAGCTCTCTAACCATTTCGTAAGTTTGACTGCTATCAGGCATCTTGCTGCTGCTGGGGCTGCTGCCACATGTAAACCAGTGGAGAAGGCAGCTAGGCAGTCTACATTGCTGTTGTAGCTGCTTGATCAACGAGCTTCCTGATGATCACCCCCTGCGCCTGTTACCGGCTGCTGTTGTGGTACATAGTAGTAGGGCATCGAGTTGGCAGGACCACCTATGGCTGGCAAACCAGCTCTCGCTATCCCAAATCCTTCTTCCTTCAATTCATCCCTCGGAACTATATCAACAAGGAAGTCAAATATGTCAGTCCTGGTGATGGCAGCAGCTATATCATTCTTCTGGAGTGTCCTCCTCTTGTTCTCTTCAGTATGCATCCATGATCTCAGCGTCAGCTCCAGTATGAACATCTCACATGCCTTCGCAAAGATCACAGGAGCCTCAGCTGAGATCATCCTGACATCCTCATCTGCTTTCATGATTTTCTTTATCCTGGCTAGAGGCAGGCTATGGTTCTTGAAGTCATTGGCATGCTCTATCTCTAACATCTGTGTGGCCCAGAAGGTCTGGAGCTGCtgatgttgctgctgctgctgctgatgATGAAGCTGTTGGATTTGCTGGTAAGCAAGATGGTGCGGGTTTGTTTGTATGTTGGGTGATATGGCTCCAATCACTGCTGGAGTTCCGGCTACCATTGCAGCAGTTTGGTATGAAGGAGCAGCATATGCTGTTTGGGCGGCACAGGTTACAACTTCCATTACAGTCTGAGACAGCTGTGTGGACTGTTCCATGGCCGGAGTGACCCCTAAATATTTGATTACGAGTCTTGGTCACCTGACTGAAAAATATAGCAGGAtacttaaaattttaagattttgacCAGTTAAAGATTTAGAGTCAAAAAGAACTAGAAGTTCGATGCTTGCCTAAACTAAGTGCGAAAGTTTTACAAGTTCATACTCTATAGACGTTCAGCTGATAATCAACCATGAGGAGTGCTAATAAATGTATCACATTTTCCCATTAGATCTATGTATTTATTTGAAAATGGTCAGCGATGAGGCTATGATACATTTGCAACACcagtaagaaaaaaaaagtactaCAGATTCTAATGATAATAGATTATGCATCTTTTAGCCAGGGTTATACTGTAACCTGGATCATGGCAGCATATGCATTATTTGTTTTCCCAAACTTCCTATGTTCCACGCATTCCTCTCATGCATTTTCTTGAGATTTAGAAAATCCGAATCAAATCCCTCTCACCAAAAAATTTACTTGAAGCATGTGATTGTATTGGAGAAATGGTTAAAGTATCTGTTCTTTATTACAATGGTGGTGAACAACTCCAGAATGATTAATACAAAAACTACCCACCAGAAACAACTATCCAATTCTTCCGATTACAGGAACCAATTTAGCTCTCTATCAAATATTAGTTGTACCTTTCCAAATGGATATGTCACCTTCTTTTACTTTGGGCCTATTCTCATCAAGGTATCTCACTCATGGGGTCAAAATTGGGCTGTATTCCATCCAACAATTCATTACAGGTCATCCacatttcattatttaattacaTATATTTCAAACTTCCAAGCATCAGAATAGTTGAATGGATAACTTTTCCTCAATAAAACTAGTAATCAAATAGCTATACTATGGCTTGACAATATGACCTTCATTCAACTTATGCAATGAATACACACCCATTCCAGCTCATTACGTCAAATAACTTTTGCATTTTTTATCCAATTATAACAATTTTACTTGCCATAACAGAATACCATTTCAACCATATGATCTAAAATGAACATCATGGACAGAAATAAGAATATAATTAACAAACTAGTCTTTAAGTTCACTGCTTCAAACTATATAGAGGCCAAAACTCCATGCACATGCTTTTCATGGCAAGTAGCATCTTTTCAAAATACAGAAGGGCAAAAATCACTATATCCAGTGATTTATCCGCATGACCCTTTTTTTTCATTATGTCATTAAGAACTAAATATCAAGTAAGTCCTTAGTTTTTAACAGAAAACCTTGTAGTCAAAAATCATCTATGTAAGATTTACccagtaatttattttttaatagtagAGATAATTTAATATCATAGAATTTCTGTTCACATCAAATTATGAACTGAAAATACACTTACGAATTTTCTTTTGAAGAATGAAATCAGTGAATTAAACAACCATGTATAATAATTTGTGCATGTGCAGAATATATCAGATAGACGATCATAATAAGTCCTAGATCCCCATTCGCCAACTAGTTTTCTCCCACCTATTCAG
Above is a genomic segment from Elaeis guineensis isolate ETL-2024a chromosome 1, EG11, whole genome shotgun sequence containing:
- the LOC105039680 gene encoding nuclear transcription factor Y subunit C-2-like — protein: MEQSTQLSQTVMEVVTCAAQTAYAAPSYQTAAMVAGTPAVIGAISPNIQTNPHHLAYQQIQQLHHQQQQQQHQQLQTFWATQMLEIEHANDFKNHSLPLARIKKIMKADEDVRMISAEAPVIFAKACEMFILELTLRSWMHTEENKRRTLQKNDIAAAITRTDIFDFLVDIVPRDELKEEGFGIARAGLPAIGGPANSMPYYYVPQQQPVTGAGGDHQEAR